Sequence from the Catenuloplanes indicus genome:
GGCTGGTGCACCGCTGGGTGCGAAGTTCCGCACCGGCGGACTCGCCGCGGAGCTGTTCCCGACGCCGGTCGAGCTGGCCGCGGTGATCAGTGCCTGCCGGGAGCGGGAGCTGCCGTTCAAGCTGACCGCCGGTCCGCACCACGCGCTGCGCAGCGCCGACCCGGAGACCGGTTTCGTGCATCACGGCTTCCTGAACGTGCTGGTCGGCACGCTGCTGGCGGTGGAGGGCGGTGAGGTCGCGGACGTGGCGGAGGCGCTGGCCGCGACCGATCCGGTGCGCCTCATCGAGCCGGTTCGCGCGAGGCAGGGCCGGCCGAGGCCGCTGTGGGAGGGTTTCGGCGCCGCGTCCGTGCTCGACCCGCTGACCGATCTGATCCGCTTCGGCCTGGTGGATGGCGGTTTCGATTAGTCGGATCGAAGGAATGCATGCCCACCGCCGTGACCGGGCCGCTACTCTGCGGCGTAAGGGGGAGGTGGGCCATGTCGACCGTCGCGGTCACCCAGACGATCAAGGCGCCGGCCGAGCAGGTGTGGCGTGTCTTCACCGATCTGCCGGGCCGCGCCGGATGGCTCTCCACGGTCGACCACGTCGAGGTGCTCACGCCCGGCGACCTGCGGGCCGGGTCGGTCTGGCAGGAGACGCGGCACATGCCGGACGGCGCGCACGTCACCGAGGAGTTCCGGGTCGAGGAGTGCGAGGCGGGCGCCCGGTTCGTGGTCCGCTCGCCCGGCATCGGCGCGGACTACCGGATGACGTACACGTTCACGCGGATCGAGGAGGGCCGGCACCGTGGCGAGACCGCGGTGACCGCGGTGCAGGAGGGGGCGCCGCTGGAACCGCGCGGCCGGCTACTGGCACTGTTCCTCGGCGGGCTCGCGGCGATGGTGTCCGAGGGGGCACTCCGGCAGGATCTGCACGATCTGGCGATCGCTGTCCGTCCCGTGCCCGCCGTCGGATAGTCACTGCCACGCCGGTACGACAGGAAGCACGGGCACGCTCACGGTAGGGTTCTCCGCGTGCGTGAGGAGGCGGGTAAGAAGAGCCGGGCCGTCTGGTGGCAGGCGTCGCTAGCGGCGTCCGTGCTGATCGTCCTGGGTGTGATCGCGGTCGTTCGGGTGCTCCCACCGGCCGAGGTGCTGACCGTGACGCCGGTCGCGAACGCCGCGCCGATCGTGCGGAAGACCGGCACCGCCGGCCTGCTCTACTCGGCGCCGCTGGTCGTGGACGGAGACATCCGGGTCTACGCGAGCACCCGGCAGGTGCGCGCGGACTCGCCCGCCGCCGCACGGACCGAGCGGACCCCGGCCTGGACGTTCCGGCGCTGGCCGCAGAGCGTGCTCGGGGTGGTCGAGGCCGGCGGCGTCGTGGTCAGCCGCTGGACGGACGGCGAGCTGGTCGGCATCCGCGCGAGCGACGGCGGGATCGCCTGGCGCGCGTCCGGACCGGAGTCGGCGCCGGACGCGGAACCGGCGACGCCGCGGCGTACCGGCGAGGAACTGGTCTGGACGCCGGCGGACCTCTACACGGCCGGTGACGAACTGGTCGTGGTGCGCGGCGCGGACACGGTTCGGGTCTTCGAGGTGGCCACCGGCCGGGAGCGGACGCCGCTCGGCGCGACCTGCGGCCCGGCTAGCTTCACCACCGCGACCGGCGGCTTCGCGTGCCGCACCGAGACCGGCCTGACCGTGTACGACCTGGCCGGTGGCGCCGCTCGCGAGTGGGTGGCGGCCGGCGCGGTGACCGCGGACTCGTGCCGGCTCGGCGCGTCCTCGTGCGCGCTGGTCCGGGACGGCGGCACGGCCTACCGGTTCACGGCCGACGGCGTGCTGGCCGCGCCGGCGGCGGACGCGCCGGGCGCGAAGGTGCTCGGCGAGGTGGTCTACACCACGGACGGCGCGCGCACCGCGACCGCGCGCAACCTGGTTACCGGCGCGGAGGTGTGGACCTGGCCGGGCCGTACCTGGGACGAGGAGCTGCGGGTGCTGGCCGTGCAGCCGGGCCGCGTGCACCTGCTCAACGCGGCGGACCGGCTGATCACGCTGGACGCGGCGACCGGCACCCAGATCTCGCTCTTCGCGTTCGGCGTGCCGACCTCGAAGACCGAGCCGACGCGCGAGCGGCACTGGACGCCGGGCACCGCGTACGCCACGGACGGCCTGGTCGTCGCCGTGCGCCGCAAGCTGAACGCGACGGACACCGCGGAGGACAAGGACTACTACTTCGCCGGCGAGGGCGTCGCGCTCGCGGTGAGCTGATCCCGGCGCCGGCTGTCGGCGCCGGGAGACAACCCGTGGGTCAGAGGGCGGCGGTGGCGGCTGCGAGGAACGCGTCGTTCTCCGCGGCGGTGCCGATCGTGACGCGCACGCCGTCGCCCTGGAACGGGCGCACGATCACACCGCGCGCCTCGCAGGCCGCGCCGAACGCGGCGGCACCGTCACCGAGCGGCAGCCAGACGAAGTTGGCCTGGCTGTTCGGCACGTCCTGACCCAGTTTGCGCAGCTCCGCGGTGAGCCGGTCGCGTTCGTCGACCACCAGCGCGCACCGGCGGCGCACCTCGTCCTCCTGCTGGAGCGCGGCCAGCGCGGCCGCCTGGGCCAGCAGGTTCGTGGAGAACGGCGTGGTCACCTTGCGGACCGCGGCCGCCACGTCGGGCGCCGCGACCAGGAAGCCGATCCGCAGCCCGGCCAGGCCCCACGCCTTGGAGAGCGTGCGAAGCACGGCCACGTTCGGCCGGTCCGCATAGGTGTCGATGCCGTCCGGCACATCCGGGTCCGTGTTGAACTCCCGGTACGCCTCGTCCAGCACCACCAGCACGTTCTCCGGCACCGCGTCGAGGAACCGGTCGATCTCCGGGCGGCGCAGGCTGGTGCCGGTCGGGTTGTTCGGGTTGCAGACGAAGACCAGCCGGGTCCGGTCGGTGATCGCGGCGGCCATCGCGTCCAGGTCGTGGCCGTGGCCGGGCGTGTTCGGCACGCGGACCGCGGTGGCACCGACCGAGGCGGCCACGATCGGGTACGCCTCGAACGACCGCCACGCGAAAATGATCTCGTCACCCGGCAGGCAGGTGGCGCGCGCCAGGTTCTCGCAGATCGCGACGGAGCCGCACCCGGTGACGAGCCGGTCCGCGGGTACGCCGTACCGCGCGGCCAGCCGGTCCCGCAGCTCGACCGCGGCCAGGTCCGGGTAGCGGTGCGTGCCGGCGGCGGCCGCGGTGATCGCCTCCACCACGCCGGGCAGCGGCCCGAACGGCACCTCGTTGCTGGCGAGCTTGATCGCTTCCGCCATGCCCAGGTCACGGGCCAGGTCGGCCGGGCTACGGCCGGGCACGTACGCCGGGATCGCGTCCAGGTCGGCGCGGGTCAGCCGGGTCATCGGTCACCTCCGGTGGTGTCGGTGCGGCTCTCGGGATCGGCCGGGGGTTGCGCGGTCGCGTTCCTCGGCAACTGGACCACCACGGTCTGCGCGACCCGGTCGTGCCAGGCGCGCTGCATGTGCCGGTCGAACAGCGGGGACAGCCCGTCCAGCAGCTGCCAGAGCAGTCCGATGCCGCAGCAGGACCAGAACAGCGTGGCGGTGCCGTAGAGGTTCCAGCGGCGGAACGCGCGGGCGAAGCCGGGCGTCCTGCCGTCCTGCAGACCGATGGTCTTGATGCCCATCAGCCGCTTGCCCACGGTCTGCCCGGAGTTCGCGATCTGCGGCACCTCGTAGGCGAACCACACCATCGCGGTGACCACGAGCATCGCCAGTTGCAGGAAGCTGAACCGGTCGGAGGCGGTCGGCATCACCGGGTTCTCGCCGCGCTCGGTGGCGGCGATGTACTCGGCGGCCTGCGGCAGGTAGACCTGCAACTCCTGGGCGAACTGCACCAGGAACCACGAGTTCGCGATCAGCACCAGCACGGCGAGCAGGCCGAGGTCGATCAGCCGGGCCACGAAGCGGGCGCCGTAGCCGGCCAGCGGCATCCCGTGCGGCAGCACCGGCGCCGGTGGCCAGCCGGGCGGCGGGTAACCGGGGTGCCAGCCGGGCGGCGGCACGCCCTGCGGCCAGCCGGGCGGCGGCGAACCCGGCGGCGGACCCTGGGGCCAGCCCGGCGGCGGCGCGGCCGGCGGACGACCGGGGTAGGGCCGCGGGGGCGTGGCGGTCCGGTCGACGGGCCAGCCCTGCGGCCCGCCGTCGCGGGCCGGTGGCGTGCCGTCGACGCCGGTCGTGGGCGCGGCCGGTGGGAGAGCCGGCTCCGGTGGCGGCGGCCCGTCCGGCGGGGTCACGTCCGCCGGCAGCGCCGCGCCCAGCCAGCCCTCCCCGTCCCACCAGCGCTGGGTGGCCGGGTCCGCGGGATCCTTGTACCAGCCGGGGGCGATATCGCTCACTGGAACACCCCGCCGGGCATCGCTGTGCTGCTCACCGGAGAAACCTTAACCACCGTGGTCGACGCTGCCTTGTCGTGGAGGCACTGCTGCCACGGCTTGTCCCACAGTTGCCACAGCCCGTCGAGGTAGGGACCGCCCGGCACCATGCCCATGCCGATCGTCGCGCCCCAGCGCTTGACCGCGTCGCCGCGGCTGATGCCCTGCCCGGGCAGCTGGCCGACCCGCACGATGTGCAGCTTCAGAAACCGCTTGCCCAGCGTCTGACCGCTCCGCAGCACGAACTCGACGTGGTAGAGGTAACTGAGCAGCAGACCCAGAACGAACGCGACGCCGAACGAGATGAAGACCGACGCGAAGTAACCGGGGGCGGCCTCCGGGTCGGTGGTGCCGTCCGGCCTGATCATCGCCAGCGCCTGGGAGGTCACGTAGATGATCAGCGGAATCGTGTAGATCATCGCGGCGGCGCCGAGGACCACCGTGTCGATCAGGTACGCGGCGAGCCGCTCGCCGAACGGAGCCAGCACGGGTGTCGGTGCGGAATATCCGGGATGACCGGTATATGCGGGAGGGGGACCCGAGTACGGCGGATTCACCGGCACAGTCTCCCAGGTCGCGCTGAGGAATGGCGGTGAGCTACCGGACCAGCACGTCCATCAGCCGCTCCAGCTCCGCCGCCGGGTCCGCGGTCAGCCCGGTGTGTACCGGCCCGGTCTGGATGATCGTGCTGCGCGGCGCGGTCAGCCAGCGGAAACGCTCGCCCGGCCGCATGCCTGCGGCCGGTCCGCAGACCGCGTCACCGGCCGTGGTGACCTCGAACGAGCGCAGCGCGCCGAGCACCGCGTCCGCGTCGACGGTACGGTCCAGCGCACGCAGCCGGTCGAGGTCCAGCGCGGTGCGCGCGGCCAGGAAGCCGGTGCGCTGGCAGTAGAGGATCACGCCGACGTTGATCTGCTCGCCGCGTTCGATCCGGGGCAGCACGCGGACCACCGCGTACTCGAAGAGCTGCCGGTCGGTCACTTCGCCACCCCCGCCGGCAGCCATGCGTCCCGGCCGGCCGCGCGGGCCAGCAGATGATCGCGGTACGCCGTGCGCACCCCGTCCGGCGTGGCGAGCAGTGGGTCCTCGCTGTCCGGCGCGGCCAGCCAGCCGTCGGGCACCAGCGCCAGCACGTCGGTCAGCAGCTCGCGGGTGATCTGCGGCCCGAGCGAGGCGTCGGCCTCGGCGAGCCGGGTGGCGTATGGCGCGAGCACGTGGTCGTCCCCCTTGAACGGCCGGTGCACCACCGCACCGGCCCGCGGCCAGTTGTGGTGGAAGTAGAGCGCGGCACCGTGGTCGATCAGCCACAGCTTGCCGTGCGCCCAGGTCAGCATGTTCGGGTTGCGCCAGGAGCGGTCCACGTTCTCCACGAACGCGTCGAACCAGACGATCCGCGAGGCCAGCAGCGGGTCGATCGGGTGGGCGAGCGGGTCGAAGTTGAGCGCGCCGGGCAGGAAGTCCATCCCGAGGTTGTCGCCGCCGGAGTGCTTGAGCAGCTCCTGGATCTCCTGGTCCGGTTCGGCGCGGGCGATCACCGGGTCCAGCTCCAGCACCACCAGCTCCGGCACCGGCAGGCCGAGGCGGCGGGCCAGCTCACCCGCGATCACCTCCGCGACCAGTGCCTTCGGACCCTGACCGGCACCGCGGAACTTGACCACGTAGGTGCCGAGGTCGTCGGCCTCGATCACGCCGGGCAGTGATCCACCTTCACGGAGCGGTGTGACGTACCGCGTCCCGACAACTCGGCGAAGCATGGTGATCAGCTTAGAGCGCGTACCGCATGGAGGGTTTTGACTTTATTTGTTATGGACAGGCGGGAATTGTCCAAGCGGGCCATGGAAAGATCGCGTGGTTAGCGTGGGCGCGTGGCGAACGGCCGGCGTCCCTGCATCAGGTGCTGGCTGATCCTTGCCGTCATCGCGCTGGTCACGCTCGCGCTGACCAACGTCTGGAACCCATGGCCCGGTATGTGGGCCTGGGTGAACCAGAGCGGCACGCTCGCCGAGCCGGCCCCGCTCTGGCAGCAGCGGGTCGGCGCGCTGCCGCGGACGGTCACGATCGCCGGTAGCGCCGTGATCGTCGACCGGGGCGACGCGGTCGAGGGGCGCGCGCTCGCCACCGGCGGTGTGGCCTGGGAGAAGACCGGGATCAGCTGGAACGCGGTGGCCGGTGACGGCGCCGGCGCGGTGGTGCTGACCGGCGAGCTGCTCACCAAGGGTTACCAGGTGCTCAACCCCGGCGACGGCAGCGTGCTGCGGACCAGCACGGACGCGGTGGGCGTGTGGACGTACCGGAATCTGGTGATCGACGTCCGGTGTTTCGCGGCGAAGGACTGCGTGCTGTCCGCGTTCGACCCGCGCGGGACCGCGCCGCGCTGGTCGACGGACCTGCCCGGCATCCAGGTCGGCCTGAACGCGGACAACCCGAGATCCTTCGGTACGGAACTGCTGACCGCGCCCCGGGTCAGCGCGGACGCGGCCGGCCCGCAGCCCGCGCCCGGCCTGCTGGGGCTGCCGATCGACGGCAAGGTGTTCGTGGTGGAGACCGGCACCGGCCGGGTCGCCCGGGTCGCGGACCCGGGCCGCGAGGAGCGGGTGACCACCGCGGGCGGCCGGGTGATCCGGGTGCTCGCCCAGTCCGCGGACGGCACCTGCTACTTCACGGTCACCGGGCACGAGGCCGGCACCGGCCGGGAGGTCTGGCGGCAGACCGCGCTGAACCTGCGCACCACGGAGAGCGCGGGCTGTGCGCAGCGCTCGGATCCGCGCGGCGGCCGCAACGTGGTGCTCGGCGTGGCACCGGACCGCCGCGAGGTGATCGTGGACATGTACGACGGCCGCCTGCTGTGGACCGGCGACCCGGGTGACCGGGTGCTCTCGGTGGACGACCAGTTCGTGGCCGTGCACTCCGAGGACGGCCGGCGGCTGCGCGGGTACGTGCTGGGCGAGGACCGGGTGGCCTGGTCGCGCGACGCGGACGCGGACACCCGCGCCGCGATCGCCCGGTACGCGGTGATCGTGGTCGAGCAGGACCCGGACCGGGTGATCGCGCTCGCACCGGCCAGCGGTGCCGTGCTGGCCGAGGTGCGGTCCGGTGCGGACGTGCTCGCGGCCGGCCCGGCCGGATTGATCATCGGGGACGGTCGTGACATCGGTTACGTGCCCTACGGGTCGCAACTTGCCGATGGTGGGACTTCCGACCAAACGGACGCCGGCGCGGTGTGCACGGACCCGGCACAGCCCAATTGCGGCCTCTCCGGCAAGTAGCCACGGACCGGTCACCGAACCCGCGCCCGGACTGGCCTAGGCTTGCGGCTCATGAGCAGTGCCGCCGCCTTCTCCCATGCCCCCCTGCTGCCGCTCGGGGAAGACCTGACTGAATACCGCCTGGTGAGCGACGAGGGTATCGACGTCGTCAACGGGCCGGGCGGGCGCCGCTTCCTGACCATAGAGTCGTCCGTGCTGACCCAGCTGACCACGGAGGCGATGCACGACATCGCCCACTACCTGCGCCCGGCGCACCTGACCCAGCTGCGGTCCATCATCGACGACCCGGCCGCCTCGCCGAACGACCGCTTCGTCGCCACCGACCTGCTGCGCAACGCGAACATCGCGGCCGGCGGCGTGCTGCCGATGTGCCAGGACACCGGCACCGCGATCGTGATGGGCAAGCGCGGCCGGCACGTCCTGACGGACGGGCTGGACGAGGAGGCGATCGCGCGCGGCGTCTACGACGCGTACACCCGGCTCAACCTGCGCTACTCCCAGCTCGCGCCGCTGACCATGTGGGACGAGAAGAACACCGGCACCAATCTGCCGGCGCAGATCGAGCTGTACGCGGAGGATCCGGGCGGGCAGCCGGACGCGTACAAGTTCCTGTTCATGGCCAAGGGCGGCGGTTCGGCCAACAAGTCGTACCTCTACCAGGAGACCAAGGCACTGCTGAACCCGACGCGGATGATGCAGTTCCTGGAGGAGAAGCTGCGCCTGATCGGCACCGCGGCCTGCCCGCCGTACCACCTGGCGATCGTGATCGGCGGCACCTCCGCGGAGCACGCGCTGAAGACCGCGAAGCTGGCCAGTGCTAAGTACCTGGACACGCTGCCCACGTCCGGTTCGATGCTGGCGCACGGCTTCCGTGACGTGCAGCTCGAGGCCGAGGTGCTGGAGCTGACCCGCCAGTTCGGCATCGGCGCGCAGTTCGGCGGCCGCTACTTCTGTCACGACGTGCGCGTGGTCCGGCTGCCCCGGCACGGCGCGTCCTGCCCGGTCGCGATCGCGGTGTCCTGCTCCGCGGACCGGCAGGCGGTCGCCAAGATCACTCCGTCCGGCGTGTGGCTGGAGCGGCTGGAGACCGACCCGGCCCGCTTCCTGCCGGACGTCACGGACGAGACGCTGGAGACGGACCAGGTCGTCAAGGTGGACCTGAACCGCCCGATGGACGAGATCCGCGCGGAGCTGTCCCGCTACCCGGTCAAGACCCGGCTGTCGCTGACCGGGCCGCTGGTGGTGGCGCGCGACATCGCGCACGCGAAGATCGCCGAGCTGCTGGACGCGGGCGGCGCCATGCCGCAGTACATGCGCGACCACGCGGTTTACTACGCCGGACCGGCGAAGACTCCCGAGGGGTATGCGTCCGGCTCGTTCGGCCCGACCACGGCCGGCCGGATGGACGCCTACGTGGAGAAGTTCCAGGCCGCGGGCGGCAGCATGGTGATGCTGGCGAAGGGCAACCGCTCACGTGGCGTGACCGAGGCCTGCCACCGGTACGGCGGCTTCTACCTCGGCTCGATCGGTGGCCCGGCCGCGCGCCTGGCCCAGGACTGCATCCGCCATGTCGAGGTGCTCGAATACCCCGAGCTGGGCATGGAGGCGGTCTGGAAGATCGAGGTGGAGGACTTCCCGGCGTTCATCGTGGTGGACGACAAGGGCAACGACTTCTTCGCCGAGGTTACCAAGCCGGTCCTGACCGTGGGTCGTCGGTAACTCGTCGTGACGTATTGGTCGCATGCCCGCCCGGTCGTGGTGACGCGCGGACGGGCAGGCGACCACCCCCGATGTGATCTTGCAAGACGTGTTCGCACATCCGCAGCCATAGCCTGCCGTACGGCGCTTCCGAATCGCTGCCGTTCTGCTCTCATGGCAAATGATCGGGTGAGCAGCGTATCGCCGGAGCGTGGCCGCTTCGCCGCGCACGACGCTCCCGTTTCGGGAGAGCTACATTTCTGCTCGGCGAGGCACGTCCGGGAGTGGCGATGTGGTTTGGCATCCTAGGTCCGCTGCGGGCCACCAACGGCGGGGTCGACGCGCCGGTCGCGGCCGGGCGGGACCGGGTGGTGCTCGCCATGCTGCTGCTCAACTCGCTGCACGTGGTCTCGATCGACCAGCTGGTCGACGCGCTGTGGGACTCCGCACCACCGGCCACCGCGCGCGGCCAGCTGCAGAGCAGCGTCTCCCGGATCCGCCGCGCGTTCGCCGAGGCCGGCCTGCCCGCCGAGCTGATCGTCACGGACCCGGCCGGCTATCGCCTGGTGGCCGATCCGGAGCAGGTCGACGTGAACGTCTTCGACCGCCGTCTCGCCCAGGCCCGGCTCGCGGTGGAGAAGGAGGAGTGGTCCGAGGCGCGGGAGCACTTCCGGGCCGCGCTCGCGCTCTGGAAGGGGCCGGCGCTGGCCGGCATCACCAGCCCGGCCGTGCGCCGCGCCGCCGCCGCGCTGGACGAGCAGCGGCTGCTGGCGATCGAGGACACGTTCGACGTGGAGCTGCGGCTCGGCCTGGAACGGGACGCGATCGGCGGGCTGACCGGCCTGGTCGAGCGGCACCCACTGCGGGAACGACTGCGCGGGCAACTGATGATCGCGCTCTACCGGGCCGGACGGCAGGCGGACGCGCTCGCGGTCTACCGGGACGCGCGCGAGGCGCTCGCCGGTGAGCTGGGCATCGAGCCCGGGCCGGCGCTGCGCGAGGTGCACCGCGCCATCCTGACCGGCGAGGTGGAGACGGCGGCCGCGCCGCGGGAGGTCACGCTGCCGGTGCGCGCGCTGCCGCGTACCGTCGCGGACTTCACCGGCCGGGCCGAGGCGGTCGACCGGCTGGTCCGCGCGGTCGAGGAGGCCGACTTCGACGGCCCGGTCATCCAGGTGATCGACGGTATGGCCGGCAGCGGCAAGACCACGCTGGCCGTGCACGTGGCGAACCTGGTGGCGCCGCGCTACCCGGACGCACAGCTCTTCATCGACCTGCACGGGCACAGCCTGCGCCGGCCGCTGGACGCGTCCGCCGCGCTGGTCACGTTGCTGCGGCAGCTCGGCCTCCCGGGCGACCGGATCCCGATCGACATGGACGACCGGGTCGCGCTCTGGCGCAGCGAGCTGGCCGCCCGCCGCGCGCTGGTGGTGCTGGACAACGTGGCCAGCACCGCGCAGATCGCACCGCTGCTGCCGGCGTCCGCGGGCAGCCTCGCGCTGATCACCAGCCGACGCCGGCTGCTCGGGCTGGACGCGGTGCGGCCGGAGTCACTGCCGGTGCTCTCCGAGTCCGAGGCGATCGACCTGCTGGCCCGGATCGCCGGGGACCGGGTCCGCGCGGAGCCGGAGGCGGCGGCCGAGGTGGTGCGCTGCTGCGGGCACCTGCCGCTGGCGATCCGGCTGGCCGCGGCCCGGCTCGCGCACCGTCCACGGTGGCGGGTCGCGGACCTGGCCCGGCGGCTGGCCGGCCGGTCCGCGCTGCCCGAGCTGGCGGCCGAGGAACGTACCGTGGCCAGTGCTTTCGACCTGTCCTATGCGCACCTGCCGGCCGTCGCGCAGCGCGTGTTCCGGCTGCTCGGACTGCACCCGGGCGAGCGGTTCGACGCGTTCACCACGGCCGCGCTGGCCGGGCTGCCGCTGGACGACGCGCAGGACGTGCTGGACGACCTGGTCGACTGGCACCTGGTCGAGGAGCCGCAGGCCGGGCGCTACCGGCTGCACGACCTGATGCGCGAGTTCGCGTCCGGGCTGGCCGCACGCGACCCGCTGCCGGAACGGCACGCCGCGGTCGGCCGGCTGCTCGACTTCTACCTGCACGCGGCGGACGCGTCCACGGTCGGCATGGAGGCGCACAGCTCCGGCGACGTGCGCGGCTGGGGCCCGGCGCAGCGGCCGGACCTGGTCGAGGCGCTGCCCAGCAAGCTGCGCTGGCTGGAGGACGAGCGAGCCGCGCTGGTCGCACTGGCGGATCGGGCGATCGGCGCGGGGCACGCGCACTACGCCTGGTGGCTGGCGCGGGCGGCGTGGCGGTTCCTGTACGTCAACGCGTACCACGACGACCTGATCGTGCTGCACGAGCGCGGTCTGGCCGCCGCGATGCTGGCCGGTGACGACGCGGCCGTGGCGCAGGTGCTCAACTACCTGGCCTCGTCCTACTACCGCACCGGGCGCTACCAGGACGCGGTCACGCACCTGACCGAGGCACTGCGGCTGCGGGAACGGCTCGGCGACGACCGGGGCATGGCCACCACCCGCGGCAACCTCTCCGCGGTGCAGCTGATGATGGGCCTGCTGCCGGAGGCGCTGGCGAACGCGCGCGCGGCATACGCGGTCTGGGAGCGGGTCGGCGACGACCGGGGCCGCATGCTGCACCTGCCGAAGATGGGCTTCGTCGCCGCGATGATGGGCCGGTACGAGGAGGCGCTGCACTACCACCGTCGCCACCTGCTGCTCGCCTGCGAGCGCCGGGACCAGCACAACGTCTCGGTCGCGCTGGGCCACATCGGCGCGGTCCGGGTGCGGATGGGCGCACCCGACGCGGCGGCCCGCTGCCTCGCCGCCGCGCTGCGCCGGCAGCGGGGGATCCCGTACAACGAGGCCGAAGTGCTCAACGACCTCGGCACCGCGCGCCGCCTCCAGGGCCGGCTGGCCGAGGCGGAGCAGCACCACCAGGAGGCGCTGCGGATCATGCGGACCGTCGGTGACCGGCACGGCGAGGCGATGGTCGGCAACGATCTCGCCGCCACGCTCGGCGCCGCCGGTGCGCCGGAGGCCGCGGTCGAGGCGTACCGGCGCTCGCTGGCCGTCTCCGTGCAGATCGGGCACCGGTACGAGCAGGCCCGCGCGCTGGCCGGGCTCGGTTCCTGCCTGCGTGATCCGGAGGAGGCCCGCACGCACCGCGATCGCGCCGCGCTGATCTTCGCGGAGATGGGCGTGGCCCAGATCAACGGCGAACCCGCTCCCGCCGAGGGAGGATGAACCGGTGACTGCCAACGAGAGTGGATACCGAATCGAGCGCGACACCATGGGCGAGGTCCGGGTGCCGGTGGACGCGCTGTGGCGGGCCCAGACGCAGCGGGCCGTGGAGAACTTCCCGATCTCCGGACGCGGCCTGGAGCCGGCCCACATCCGCGCGCTCGCGCAGATCAAGGGCGCGGCCGCGGCGGTGAACGCGGAGCTCGGCGTGATCGACGCGGACGTGGCCAAGGCGATCGGCGCCGCGGCCGCGCACGTGGCGGACGGCGGATACGACGACCAGTTCCCGATCGACGTGTTCCAGACCGGGTCGGGCACCTCGTCCAACATGAACACCAACGAGGTCATCGCCACGCTGGCCGCCCGTG
This genomic interval carries:
- a CDS encoding DUF3037 domain-containing protein gives rise to the protein MTDRQLFEYAVVRVLPRIERGEQINVGVILYCQRTGFLAARTALDLDRLRALDRTVDADAVLGALRSFEVTTAGDAVCGPAAGMRPGERFRWLTAPRSTIIQTGPVHTGLTADPAAELERLMDVLVR
- a CDS encoding RDD family protein; the protein is MLAPFGERLAAYLIDTVVLGAAAMIYTIPLIIYVTSQALAMIRPDGTTDPEAAPGYFASVFISFGVAFVLGLLLSYLYHVEFVLRSGQTLGKRFLKLHIVRVGQLPGQGISRGDAVKRWGATIGMGMVPGGPYLDGLWQLWDKPWQQCLHDKAASTTVVKVSPVSSTAMPGGVFQ
- a CDS encoding fumarate hydratase, yielding MSSAAAFSHAPLLPLGEDLTEYRLVSDEGIDVVNGPGGRRFLTIESSVLTQLTTEAMHDIAHYLRPAHLTQLRSIIDDPAASPNDRFVATDLLRNANIAAGGVLPMCQDTGTAIVMGKRGRHVLTDGLDEEAIARGVYDAYTRLNLRYSQLAPLTMWDEKNTGTNLPAQIELYAEDPGGQPDAYKFLFMAKGGGSANKSYLYQETKALLNPTRMMQFLEEKLRLIGTAACPPYHLAIVIGGTSAEHALKTAKLASAKYLDTLPTSGSMLAHGFRDVQLEAEVLELTRQFGIGAQFGGRYFCHDVRVVRLPRHGASCPVAIAVSCSADRQAVAKITPSGVWLERLETDPARFLPDVTDETLETDQVVKVDLNRPMDEIRAELSRYPVKTRLSLTGPLVVARDIAHAKIAELLDAGGAMPQYMRDHAVYYAGPAKTPEGYASGSFGPTTAGRMDAYVEKFQAAGGSMVMLAKGNRSRGVTEACHRYGGFYLGSIGGPAARLAQDCIRHVEVLEYPELGMEAVWKIEVEDFPAFIVVDDKGNDFFAEVTKPVLTVGRR
- the hisC gene encoding histidinol-phosphate transaminase; amino-acid sequence: MTRLTRADLDAIPAYVPGRSPADLARDLGMAEAIKLASNEVPFGPLPGVVEAITAAAAGTHRYPDLAAVELRDRLAARYGVPADRLVTGCGSVAICENLARATCLPGDEIIFAWRSFEAYPIVAASVGATAVRVPNTPGHGHDLDAMAAAITDRTRLVFVCNPNNPTGTSLRRPEIDRFLDAVPENVLVVLDEAYREFNTDPDVPDGIDTYADRPNVAVLRTLSKAWGLAGLRIGFLVAAPDVAAAVRKVTTPFSTNLLAQAAALAALQQEDEVRRRCALVVDERDRLTAELRKLGQDVPNSQANFVWLPLGDGAAAFGAACEARGVIVRPFQGDGVRVTIGTAAENDAFLAAATAAL
- a CDS encoding SRPBCC family protein: MSTVAVTQTIKAPAEQVWRVFTDLPGRAGWLSTVDHVEVLTPGDLRAGSVWQETRHMPDGAHVTEEFRVEECEAGARFVVRSPGIGADYRMTYTFTRIEEGRHRGETAVTAVQEGAPLEPRGRLLALFLGGLAAMVSEGALRQDLHDLAIAVRPVPAVG
- a CDS encoding HipA family kinase — protein: MLRRVVGTRYVTPLREGGSLPGVIEADDLGTYVVKFRGAGQGPKALVAEVIAGELARRLGLPVPELVVLELDPVIARAEPDQEIQELLKHSGGDNLGMDFLPGALNFDPLAHPIDPLLASRIVWFDAFVENVDRSWRNPNMLTWAHGKLWLIDHGAALYFHHNWPRAGAVVHRPFKGDDHVLAPYATRLAEADASLGPQITRELLTDVLALVPDGWLAAPDSEDPLLATPDGVRTAYRDHLLARAAGRDAWLPAGVAK
- a CDS encoding RDD family protein, producing the protein MSDIAPGWYKDPADPATQRWWDGEGWLGAALPADVTPPDGPPPPEPALPPAAPTTGVDGTPPARDGGPQGWPVDRTATPPRPYPGRPPAAPPPGWPQGPPPGSPPPGWPQGVPPPGWHPGYPPPGWPPAPVLPHGMPLAGYGARFVARLIDLGLLAVLVLIANSWFLVQFAQELQVYLPQAAEYIAATERGENPVMPTASDRFSFLQLAMLVVTAMVWFAYEVPQIANSGQTVGKRLMGIKTIGLQDGRTPGFARAFRRWNLYGTATLFWSCCGIGLLWQLLDGLSPLFDRHMQRAWHDRVAQTVVVQLPRNATAQPPADPESRTDTTGGDR
- a CDS encoding PQQ-binding-like beta-propeller repeat protein; amino-acid sequence: MANGRRPCIRCWLILAVIALVTLALTNVWNPWPGMWAWVNQSGTLAEPAPLWQQRVGALPRTVTIAGSAVIVDRGDAVEGRALATGGVAWEKTGISWNAVAGDGAGAVVLTGELLTKGYQVLNPGDGSVLRTSTDAVGVWTYRNLVIDVRCFAAKDCVLSAFDPRGTAPRWSTDLPGIQVGLNADNPRSFGTELLTAPRVSADAAGPQPAPGLLGLPIDGKVFVVETGTGRVARVADPGREERVTTAGGRVIRVLAQSADGTCYFTVTGHEAGTGREVWRQTALNLRTTESAGCAQRSDPRGGRNVVLGVAPDRREVIVDMYDGRLLWTGDPGDRVLSVDDQFVAVHSEDGRRLRGYVLGEDRVAWSRDADADTRAAIARYAVIVVEQDPDRVIALAPASGAVLAEVRSGADVLAAGPAGLIIGDGRDIGYVPYGSQLADGGTSDQTDAGAVCTDPAQPNCGLSGK